The Brassica napus cultivar Da-Ae chromosome C7, Da-Ae, whole genome shotgun sequence genomic interval aaaacaAGCTCAATACACACAAAAAGACGAAACCTTTTACAATCTCCTTTCAACAGACCTAAGACGAAGTTCCACAAGCCAAAGGTTAAACTGTCCATCACTAACCTTCAACATCTCCGACAAGGGCATCAAGATCCCGTGCTCCTTAAGCAACCTATGCCTCGGCTTAATCTTCCTCTCCAAGCTAAAAGAAAAGTACTGAGGAAACCTCTTCAGCTCCTTGACATCTCCACGCATCTCCTCCATAAAGAACTCGACTTTCGGAGCCAAATTGTTCTCCACGCTGTACGTCAACAGCGCCGGAGACCTCACCACCATCTTCGCCACCTCATCCCTCGTAAACCCTAGCCCTTCCTCAAGGAACTCGATTTTGGGGATTAGAGTTCGCTCCACGCTCGAAACCAGCAGCACAGTGTTCCGCGACGTGACCGTGTCGCGCCCCACGAATCCTAGGGTTTTGAGGAAGGCTAACGCAGGACGGAGCTGGAAGTCGACGGAGGAGATGAGGAGTCGAGGGCAGCGGGTTATCGACTTCGGGATGTCTTCGTCGGAAAGGTAGATCTCGTCGGATAAGAAGCGAAGCACCGGTAAGATGTCGGATTCGGGGTCTGAGGTTAGCAGATCGGGGAACATGTCGAGGATCCGACCGACGGCGGGTCTCGAGAGACCGATTGAGGAGAGGAGGGTTTCGACGGAGACGACGGAGGAGATGGGAGCGGCGCGGAGAGAGGGGTTTACTCGGAGGGCTTTGTGAGGGTCAACGTTGAGGTCCTGGAGGTAGATGAGCTTTTCTCGGAAGAGAAGGCCGGTGTCGGAAGTTTCGCTGGCGAAACATCGGGTTCTCACGGCGGAGATAAACGGCGGCGGGAGAAGACAGCACCGTGCAAACATcatcagctttttttttttttggcagttcAAGCTGAGTGGATAAACGATGGAGTAAGGGTAAAATGGTAATAACAATTAGATAACATTTCGAACGGCGTCGTTCTGCTTTCAGAGATTTTTAACTTATTCCTTCTTGAAGCTTTTAGTAGATAATAAACGATGGATAAAGGGTAAAATGGTAATAATAGCTAGATAGCATCAAAACGCCGTCGTCTCTTtgtaaaggaaaaaaacatttatcttTCTTCTTGATAAACGATGGCCTAAGGGTAAAAATGGTAATggagatttgtttttgtttttaaaaaaaattgattaatctGTTGTTCGTCCCTCTTCTTTGTCCAATGGGATCCCTATTCTCAAGGAGCTCTATCAGAAGAGCGTAATTTACGGAGTCTCATGTAAACCGCATTCGTCTTcttctctgtctctctttctACCTCTGCTTTTTCATTCTtcgtttctttttcttcttcttcttcttcttctctaaagAGCTCCCTTTTAATATCTCCCCTCATGGTTAGTATCCGCTTGGCGTTTAAATTTGCTTCTTTAGGTAAGTTTCCCCTTTCCTTTTTCCTCACCCAATAGATTCACGATTAGGGTTTTCAAAAACGTTTCTAAAGGTcgcatttttattttgaaatttcaaagttttgtgattgttgtgttgaattgagGAGAAAGGAGAATTGGATGATTCGTtgaatgtgtgtgtgtgtgtgttttgtttggTGGAACAGGATGGGAAGGGTGAAACTGAAGATAAAGAAGTTAGAGAACACAGCAGGGCGCCAAGCTACGTTTGCTAAAAGGAAAAATGGGATCTTGAAAAAGGCGAGCGAGCTTTCTGTTCTTTGCGACATTGATCTTGTTCTTCTTATGTTCTCTCCTACTGGTAAACCTTCCTTATGTTGCGCTCAACGAAGGTAACTGATTGTTCTCTCTGTGTATTTGTTTCCTCCATGTCTCTGTTGGGTTTGTGTTTTGTGGTCTGATTTTctgtgggtttttttttttattattattgtttcagTAGCATTGAAAAGGTGATTGCAAAGTTTTCTCAAGTAACACCGGAGGAAAGAGCAAAAAGGTTTGGCTGATTCTTTTTGAGATTCTTATCCATATGTTTCTTTCCGCTTTGTTCACTTGTTTGTTCTTGTTTGGTTTTGAATACAGGAAGATCGAGGGTCTTGAAGTAAGTTGTTTCACACAATCAAAACAAAActctttaaatcttttttttttttttttagctttgATTCTGATCCTTGTGAAGCTTGTTGTTTGTTTGGTCCCTGATTCAAATTGTTTTGTCTTTTGAAAGCTCAGGTCTTgaagaaaactttccaaaagtTGGATCACCATGTAAATATACGAGATTTTATATTCTCTAGGTGAGTAGGAGAAACGAAAAcatttcattaacaaaatcATTCGCTTCATTATCTCCGACATGAATTTtaactttcttctctttttgtctTGTGTGCTTCTTTTTCCTTCTATGGTTCCAGTAATCCAACAACAGAGGTATTCATTATAAgactctatattttttttctccttttctacCGTTTATGAGATTTGCCAAAGCCTAGAATTTTTCTAAAACCGCAATTGTTTCAGGACTTGAGTGCTCGAGCAAGGATTCTGCAAGATCGAATTTCTGAAATACATGGAAGATTACGGTACGAAGATCTTTCTGAAGTTGATGTTTTTCTTGATGTTGTTACATTGTTTTCATACTTGTTTGTATCATGTTCTGTAGTTATTGGACAGAACCCGATAAGATAAACAACGTTGAAGACTTGGGACAGCTCGAAATCTCGATCAGGCAATCCCTTGATCAGTTGCGTGCGCATAAAGTAATCCTTTCTTTTTAAAACCTTTTCAACTTcactttattaaataaaaaggaaaactcAATTAAActtttcttgttgttgttgatagGAGCATTTTGGACAGCAGCAACACGCAATGCAAATCGAAAACGCAAACTTTGTTAAAGATTGGTCAACCAGCTTGGTAATTTACTCAGAATGATTTCTTCTTTGATTTCTCATTCAGAACAATCTGAATCTCAAATCTCTGACTTATAAAACTTTCAGTTGCAAGATGGGATTCAGATTCCTTTGGAACAACAGCTTCAATCTATGCCATGGATTCTTAATA includes:
- the LOC106436787 gene encoding transcription termination factor MTEF1, chloroplastic-like, with amino-acid sequence MMFARCCLLPPPFISAVRTRCFASETSDTGLLFREKLIYLQDLNVDPHKALRVNPSLRAAPISSVVSVETLLSSIGLSRPAVGRILDMFPDLLTSDPESDILPVLRFLSDEIYLSDEDIPKSITRCPRLLISSVDFQLRPALAFLKTLGFVGRDTVTSRNTVLLVSSVERTLIPKIEFLEEGLGFTRDEVAKMVVRSPALLTYSVENNLAPKVEFFMEEMRGDVKELKRFPQYFSFSLERKIKPRHRLLKEHGILMPLSEMLKVSDGQFNLWLVELRLRSVERRL
- the LOC106436789 gene encoding agamous-like MADS-box protein AGL30 isoform X4, whose protein sequence is MGRVKLKIKKLENTAGRQATFAKRKNGILKKASELSVLCDIDLVLLMFSPTGKPSLCCAQRSSIEKVIAKFSQVTPEERAKRKIEGLEVLKKTFQKLDHHVNIRDFIFSSNPTTEDLSARARILQDRISEIHGRLRYWTEPDKINNVEDLGQLEISIRQSLDQLRAHKEHFGQQQHAMQIENANFVKDWSTSLLQDGIQIPLEQQLQSMPWILNTNTTNIVTEEHNSIPQREVECSASSSFGSYPGYFGTGKSPEITISGQDTSFLDDLTNGHLKPQTITQQQFTENSVIPYVPSLQNDLNHHQTLPLPLPLPHPPPVFNFPMNQREYHMNGFFEAPPPGSSVYNNTANQARFGSNSSSLPCSISMLDEYLFSQQPN
- the LOC106436789 gene encoding agamous-like MADS-box protein AGL30 isoform X3 — encoded protein: MGRVKLKIKKLENTAGRQATFAKRKNGILKKASELSVLCDIDLVLLMFSPTGKPSLCCAQRSSIEKVIAKFSQVTPEERAKRKIEGLEVLKKTFQKLDHHVNIRDFIFSSNPTTEDLSARARILQDRISEIHGRLRYWTEPDKINNVEDLGQLEISIRQSLDQLRAHKEHFGQQQHAMQIENANFVKDWSTSLLQDGIQIPLEQQLQSMPWILNTNTTNIVTEEHNSIPQREVECSASSSFGSYPGYFGTGKSPEITISGQDTSFLDDLTNGHLKPQTITQQQFTENSVIPYVPSLQNDLNHHQTLPLPLPLPHPPPVFNFPMNQREYHMNGFFEAPPPGSSVYNNTANQARFGSNSSSLPCSISMLDEYLFSQMQQPN
- the LOC106436789 gene encoding agamous-like MADS-box protein AGL30 isoform X1 is translated as MGRVKLKIKKLENTAGRQATFAKRKNGILKKASELSVLCDIDLVLLMFSPTGKPSLCCAQRSSIEKVIAKFSQVTPEERAKRKIEGLEVLKKTFQKLDHHVNIRDFIFSSNPTTEDLSARARILQDRISEIHGRLRYWTEPDKINNVEDLGQLEISIRQSLDQLRAHKEHFGQQQHAMQIENANFVKDWSTSLLQDGIQIPLEQQLQSMPWILNTNTTNIVTEEHNSIPQREVECSASSSFGSYPGYFGTGKSPEITISGQDTSFLDDLTNGHLKPQTITQQQFTENSVIPYVPSLQNDLNHHQTLPLPLPLPHPPPVFNFPMNQREYHMNGFFEAPPPGSSVYNNTANQARFGSNSSSLPCSISMLDEYLFSQIQQEEVVLQSS
- the LOC106436789 gene encoding agamous-like MADS-box protein AGL30 isoform X2; its protein translation is MGRVKLKIKKLENTAGRQATFAKRKNGILKKASELSVLCDIDLVLLMFSPTGKPSLCCAQRSIEKVIAKFSQVTPEERAKRKIEGLEVLKKTFQKLDHHVNIRDFIFSSNPTTEDLSARARILQDRISEIHGRLRYWTEPDKINNVEDLGQLEISIRQSLDQLRAHKEHFGQQQHAMQIENANFVKDWSTSLLQDGIQIPLEQQLQSMPWILNTNTTNIVTEEHNSIPQREVECSASSSFGSYPGYFGTGKSPEITISGQDTSFLDDLTNGHLKPQTITQQQFTENSVIPYVPSLQNDLNHHQTLPLPLPLPHPPPVFNFPMNQREYHMNGFFEAPPPGSSVYNNTANQARFGSNSSSLPCSISMLDEYLFSQIQQEEVVLQSS